GCGGCGATAAAAGAGGCAAACGAACTTTTGCCAGCACCTGCGGAAGTAGAGATTCCCTGTTTTCCTGATCATACTTGATCCAATTTAAGCAAGcctcgaaaatattttcctccGTGGGGACATTTAGCTCGTCGCGCGCAATGAGTTCaatcaaaaactcaaattttaaattcataaattcgtCACTTTGGGCGACTTTTGAGAAATAATgatgaatatatttttgcgCTTGGTTCACGAGATCGACACAACCAAGAGTTTCGGCAAATTGTGAGATTCCAAGCACGTTATGCGGGTTAAATTTCGTAATTAAAAAGCTCGCACAGGCATCTCGGACTTGTGTGAGTTGCAAAAAGCACGAACCAATCATCAATCCTTGGACATTTTGGTTTGTGATCTTCACGACGCCGCTATACGCAAAATTAATGAGACTTTCGAGGGCTTGTGGCTCGATTTCCTTCATCGTAATTTCACGAATGCGGGATTCTGTCATGTCGTGCGTGAACATGGCGTAGAAATAGGGAATGGTAGCCGCTAATACTATTCGGTGTGCGGAAAAGGTTTGATCTTctacctaaaataaaatattttttaattttttttagattttgcaatgaataaaaaattgatgagaaACACCCACATTCAACTTTACATCACATAATTTGCCTTGACGACGAATTTCCTTCATAATTGGCAGCGCATCCGAGAAAAGGTCGTCCTGCTTGAAGATATGGTAGTCTTCTTCGCCCGACTCGATGGAATCCATGGCCAGGAAATGGgatttttttggagaaattttcactttttggatttgttttgaatttttttttgctattggAAATCCCGTCACGAACCTCAAAGTCAGGAGCCTCTTataaaaaatcgcttttttgctaattcaacaaaaaattccaattgtGCTCTGGGCTtgttaaaaatagcaaaatacgCCATGGgacttatcaatttcattcgtctcacttcttcaatagttttaaaaaattgaaaaattaacaaaattttcacataaatggATAATTTAAGAGCAGAATTGtcaaatgtaagtttttatcGGGAGCTTTagtcaattttcttttaatttatttcattcatttcacaGATCAAAAGCTTCTTGGGAGTCTATAATCGTATCACGGAACTCTGTTTCAAGGCATGTgtcgaaaatttatcaactCGAAGAATAACTCCCGAAGAAGACAGATGCGTCGATAATTGctacaagaaattttcgagTGCAAATCAGCGACTTCTCGTCATTTACATGGAACAACAGCAAGAAATCAACAAGAGACGAGCAGCAGACTTGGCGGAACAGGAACAACTCGCACTACAAAAAGCTCGCGAAGAAGCCCTGAAGCAACAGCAGgagcaacaaaaacaaaatcctCCATCGCAAGAACCTCAAGTTATCACGAATCCCGTTCAAACACTCACCGTGGAAGAGACAAAATCATGAGTTGCGTGAAAATGGGGAGCAAAATTGTTATTGTAGTGTTAGTGGGACTGCCAGGCGCTGGCAAAACTAGTTTTTGTGATCAATTAAAGCGATGTTTGagagaaaaagttaatttttatcaccTTTGTTTCGATTTGTTGTTCGAAATTCAACGAAATGTACGAGAATTTAAGACATTGAGAAGGAAATTTGTGGAATTGACcagaattttagtgaaaagtaTCAAATTTGAGGACTTTGAGCCTGTTGAAAGTCACTTGAAACAGCATTTGGAtgcaaatttaagtaaaataattgaaaattacgacaaaaatcatcaaatttcgtACATCATCATCGACGATAACAACTTTTACCGCAGCATGAGATACAACTTTTACCAAATTGCACGAGAATTTGCTTGTAgcttttgtcaaatttatttcgaagtACCTTTAGAAGTCGCTATTCAACGAGATTTGGCTCGCAAGACCTCTGTTGGAGCTgaaattatccaaaaaatgTCTGAACAACTCGAAATTCCCATAAATTCTAATTCGTGGGAACGAAATTCGCTCTTTACTGATGTTGAAACTGctgatttcaatgaaatttttgattttatagaaaaattactgCCCGAAGAGCCCTTAAAAGAAGCTCCCGCTCCTGCAACTCAAACAGAAAtccataaaattgatttaattttgcgGAAATTAGTTAGTAAAAAAGTACAAGAAGCTTCTAATAAAGCAAAAACTGCcgaaattttacaagaaaagcGAAAACGCATCCTTGAAGACATCCGTAACGGAGTAATTTGCACCAAAAATGTCgtttttgaagatattttgcTTGAAACTGGGACAAAATAAACATCTTTCTTTctcaaaatgagtttttttttttgcttttattgatCTTCGCAAAgcattttacacaattttgcaTCACTCACTGGCGTTGGAGATGTTAATCCAGTTTAACTTTCGCATTTTTGTCTTGCATTGTACttataaattaagaattttttacgacGATGATGCGCGTCGATAAATAACACAAACTTTTATGATgtaaaatttgcattcaatttattatacgTGTATGGTAGTATAGATGGAAATGCATGATGACCCATTTAATAGGGCTTTTTTCTGAATGAACATcctaaaaaaagcaaaaatttcaattaattttgaggaaattcaAGGAAATGTCAAGAAATTACCTTCTGTGAGTTTAGCCCGTCCGCCAGTTGGTTGGCACAAGATCGTTGAGCATCCAGTGCAGACGACAACTCCTTGGGCATGTGAAAACACAGTGGTGATTTTATAACATCCGGGACACTTGACATCCATAAAGTATGAATTTGGGTGTTGTACAAGACGCTTTAGCTTGTGCTTGCGTTTTTCTTCCGCTGGGAGCGGGTGTAATAAGTCCTTGGCTAACtgcaattttcaagaaaaaaaattcaaattattttcactttcTTTGTAATTCACAGAAAATGTGCGAAAATCCCGTCAAAATGCATTGTTTACGTCGGAAATTCTCCAATTTCGTCACATTTTGCAACGATATCTAATGTGATGAAATAATTATCTGTTTCGTTAATCACATTGTTGACACACgatacaatatatttttttgtcataaaagcaAATGTCAGACACAAAAGCAAATggcacgaaaatatttttgcttttttcgcgTATTTTTCGAGGTCAGAACGGGACTTTTTGCACTGCAAATCGAAGATGGGAGACACAACAGCATTTTGAACgtatttttgcacatttttcgttgttttgaaggcactaaataaataattttgtgaggAGAAAACGCACCGGCATGTTTTACACTTGACGTCTCAGGAAAAAAGGGCT
The sequence above is drawn from the Culicoides brevitarsis isolate CSIRO-B50_1 chromosome 1, AGI_CSIRO_Cbre_v1, whole genome shotgun sequence genome and encodes:
- the LOC134832919 gene encoding L-seryl-tRNA(Sec) kinase, which produces MSCVKMGSKIVIVVLVGLPGAGKTSFCDQLKRCLREKVNFYHLCFDLLFEIQRNVREFKTLRRKFVELTRILVKSIKFEDFEPVESHLKQHLDANLSKIIENYDKNHQISYIIIDDNNFYRSMRYNFYQIAREFACSFCQIYFEVPLEVAIQRDLARKTSVGAEIIQKMSEQLEIPINSNSWERNSLFTDVETADFNEIFDFIEKLLPEEPLKEAPAPATQTEIHKIDLILRKLVSKKVQEASNKAKTAEILQEKRKRILEDIRNGVICTKNVVFEDILLETGTK
- the LOC134832927 gene encoding mitochondrial import inner membrane translocase subunit Tim10B, with the translated sequence MDNLRAELSNIKSFLGVYNRITELCFKACVENLSTRRITPEEDRCVDNCYKKFSSANQRLLVIYMEQQQEINKRRAADLAEQEQLALQKAREEALKQQQEQQKQNPPSQEPQVITNPVQTLTVEETKS
- the LOC134832932 gene encoding small ribosomal subunit protein eS27, yielding MPLAKDLLHPLPAEEKRKHKLKRLVQHPNSYFMDVKCPGCYKITTVFSHAQGVVVCTGCSTILCQPTGGRAKLTEGCSFRKKPY